Part of the Tepiditoga spiralis genome, TTATGTTATTAAAATAAAAAAATAATTGTTTATTAAAACTAGAAAAATCAAGTATATATTTAAATAGTTCCATAAATCTTATTTCAATTACACTATTAATGAGAAGTCCTTCCATTAACTTTGAAACTAAATGAAGTGCATCAGATTCATCTATTATTCTTTGATTAGCTCCTTCAAGTGCATATTTTTTATTTTTTGAAATTTTATCCATGTTTTTTTCTAAGAATTTGTATATATTTTTTTCTATATCTGAATTTTTAGATAAAAATTCACTTGCACCAGATTCATGTGCCCAAAATTTATCTAAATTTTCATTTATTCCTGTTAGAATTACTATAGGTGTATTTGAAAAAAGTTCATTTTCTCTTAAAAGTCTACACAAAACATATCCGCTTATTCCAGGCATTATTACGTCAGTAATTATTAAATCTGGTAAAAATTGAAAGGCTAAGTTATAACCAATAGTTCCATTTTCTGCTGTTTGAACAAGAAATTCATTTTTTTCAAAAATATCACTTAGTATAGTTCTCCAAGTTCTTGAGTCATCTATTATTAATACTTTTTTTTTATTCAGATTGGAAATCAACATATTCACCCCCTACTATATTTTATCATAAAAAAATATTTTTTATAAAAAAAAAAAGCAATCTTAAAAAAGATTGCTTTTATGGCACGCCCGGAGGGAGTCGAACCCCCAGCCTACGATTTTGGAGACCGTCGCTCTACCAATTGAGCTACAGGCGTACATACTCATAACGAAATTGATTATACCATATAGATAAAAAAAATTCAAGAAAATTAATGTTACTCTTTCGTTAATGTGTCTGATTTCTTTTTATCCAATGTCTTTTTTTCATAATAAAGGATAAAAATAGAAAAAGTTCCAAATAAAATTATTCCAATATTTAAAGCTGGTGGGGCATTTCCTGTTAATACACCTAACCATCCAAACCCATATTTAAGAAGTTCATAACCACCTAAAATAATGCCTATTAAGGAACTTACTATTATATGAGATGATTTATGATACCATAATTTTATGTTTGAAAAAAATCCATAAAATCCAGTTAATGCAACTACTAACATTGAAATAAAGTAAAAAGTATCATTTGAAAAGTTTATTATTGAAATAAATATTGAAAGTATTATTATTAAAAAAAGTAATGAGTTTTTCATAATATCATTCCTCCAACAAAGTAAACAAAGTTAGCAAGTATGTAAGCAACTATTGTTGTATAAAAAAAAGCAAATATTGGCCATTTATAACTATTCGTTTCAGCTTTAATAGTTCCCAAAGTTGCAAAACAAGGAACATAACCAAGAATAAAAAATAATAATGAAATAGCAGAACGAGGAGTTAAAATAGCACTTAATGAGTTAGTTAAAGTTTCAGAATTAGAATTTAACAAAGTTGTATATGTTGAAACAACAACTTCTTTTGCAGCAACTCCAAATAAAAGAGCTGTATTGGTTATCCAATTCCATCCTAAATGCAAAGTTACTGGTTCAAAAAATCTACCGATAGAAGCAGCAAAACTTTTGTTTATATCAACTCCATTATTTGGAAAATAAGATAAAAACCATATAAATATTGATGCAATTAATATAATTCCTCCAGCTTTTTCTAAAAAATGTTTACCTTTATGCCAAGTATAAAAAGTTAGATTTTTCATTGTTGGCATTCTAAAACGTGGTAATTCAATAGTAAAAGGAATATCTTTACTTTGAGTTACAAATACTTGTAATATTTTTGCAGATATTAATACCAAAAGTATACTTGATGAATATAAAAGTAGCATCACTTCAGCTGCATGTTTTGAAAAAAATGCACTTATTAATACAACATAAACAGGAAGTCTAGCACTACACGAAGCAAATGGAATACTTAAAATTAATGACAATCTTTCTTTTTTATTAGATATAGTTTTTGTAGACATTATTGCAGGTACACTACATCCAAAACCAAGAATTATAGACATAAAAGATCTTCCACTTAAACCAAATTTTCTTACTAATTTATCTACAAGAAAAGCTGCTCTTGGCAAGTATCCAGTTTCTTCTAAAAATCCCATAAAGAAAAATAAAGCAAATATTTGAGGTATAAATACAAGTACTCCGCCTACTCCACCAATAATTCCATCAGATATTAAAGAAGATAACCAAGGTATTTTTATAA contains:
- the feoB gene encoding ferrous iron transport protein B — protein: MAFEVSIIGNPNVGKTSIFNLLTGTKQYVANWPGVTVEKKIGSYKFQNHEFRLIDLPGIYTLSAQSEDERVARDYFLNEAPDAIVVVADALNLERSMFLLMQLIEMNKPVILAINSIDEAEEKGKIINPEIISKTLNIPVVLTSAKKVKGITKLLQEIHKVSENTKNIRFELNYTKNINDFIYSFKNKISKYHEYNSYTSSWLAVNFIEFSGENFNYPKELLNSLKKEFNLKNLKEEYNNWKFNFISSLIKDCIVSNGRTWSTRDILDHVLTHRVLGLMIYVLALFLVFSLTFNVAAPLSDLMDLAISWLSDLTRNFIKIPWLSSLISDGIIGGVGGVLVFIPQIFALFFFMGFLEETGYLPRAAFLVDKLVRKFGLSGRSFMSIILGFGCSVPAIMSTKTISNKKERLSLILSIPFASCSARLPVYVVLISAFFSKHAAEVMLLLYSSSILLVLISAKILQVFVTQSKDIPFTIELPRFRMPTMKNLTFYTWHKGKHFLEKAGGIILIASIFIWFLSYFPNNGVDINKSFAASIGRFFEPVTLHLGWNWITNTALLFGVAAKEVVVSTYTTLLNSNSETLTNSLSAILTPRSAISLLFFILGYVPCFATLGTIKAETNSYKWPIFAFFYTTIVAYILANFVYFVGGMIL